A window of Trueperaceae bacterium genomic DNA:
CGCTCGAGGTCCTCGGCCCCCGTGACCTCGGTGGTGTGGAGCTCGAACAGCTCGAGCGGGTCGTCGACGCGCAGCGTGTGGTTCAGCGTCCACCTGTAGGCGGGGCTGACGCGCACGACCTCGTCGAGGGGGAAGGCCACGCCGCCGGCGGTGCCCTTCACGTCGGGCAGGCGCGCGTAGAACATCTGCCTGGTGCCGGCGAGAGTCACCTCGGCGGCCATCTCTGCGGTCGGCGCCACGCCGAAGACCAGGATGCCCAGCTCGTGAGCGGGCCTGTCGCGCAGGGGCTCCAGCTCGCCCATGACGCCGTCCCTGCCGTACACCTGGTAGTGGAGCTCGTAGCCGCCCACCTCGGGCGTGCCGAAGCGCTCCTCCACCTGCCGCCTCGCCCAGCCGATGACGTCGTCGATGCGCGCGATCGTGTAGGGGTCGCGCACGCCGGCGAAGCCCATGTAGCGCTCGCCGACCCTGCCCGCGCCCTCGAGCTTCACGCGCAGCTCCTCGGCCGGCACGAACCGCGGGCCCGTGACGCGTGTGGTCTTCTCGTCGTACTGCTCGTAGACGCAGCCGCTCATGTCGAGCATCCCGCCCGCGAAGTGCTCGTAGTAGGGGTTCGAGCGCTCGTACATGGCGTGGCCCGCCACCGAGGCCGGCGTGCAGCGCTGGTAGGGGCTCATCGCCGTGACCTTCACGTCCTCGTGGCTCACCTCGCCGATCACGGTCTCCTTGCCGGCGTAGGGCTCGGCGTTGAACGACGCGCACTCCAGGACCTTGCCCAGGTAGTAGCTGAGCGCCTCGGGGAACCCGGCGCGGATGGCGGGCGCCGCGAAGATCGCCGCGTCGGAGCTGCGCCCGCCGACGATCACCTCGGCGCCGCGCTCGAGGAGCGCGATGTATGGGTGCACGCCCGCGACGGCCACGATGCGGTCCGTGGCCTCCAGCTCCTCCGGGGTGAGCGGTCCGCGTCCGTCGAGGCCCGCCACGGTCTCGCCGGCGGCCATCCTGGCGCGGACCTCCTCCTTGGGCACCTCGGAGTAGAAGTAGCCCAGCCGGAACGGAGGGAG
This region includes:
- a CDS encoding acyclic terpene utilization AtuA family protein; translated protein: MGRSTLRFLCPNGHLGFAPLKVESFELGVATRPDFILADSGSDDIGPVPLGTDTSTSPAEWQRHDLERMLLAARGLGVPMIIGSAGDTGTNSRVDMFVGMIRDIAREHGLPPFRLGYFYSEVPKEEVRARMAAGETVAGLDGRGPLTPEELEATDRIVAVAGVHPYIALLERGAEVIVGGRSSDAAIFAAPAIRAGFPEALSYYLGKVLECASFNAEPYAGKETVIGEVSHEDVKVTAMSPYQRCTPASVAGHAMYERSNPYYEHFAGGMLDMSGCVYEQYDEKTTRVTGPRFVPAEELRVKLEGAGRVGERYMGFAGVRDPYTIARIDDVIGWARRQVEERFGTPEVGGYELHYQVYGRDGVMGELEPLRDRPAHELGILVFGVAPTAEMAAEVTLAGTRQMFYARLPDVKGTAGGVAFPLDEVVRVSPAYRWTLNHTLRVDDPLELFELHTTEVTGAEDLERRPAQVAP